A region of Pseudomonas saponiphila DNA encodes the following proteins:
- a CDS encoding transposase: MGFRVVSAEEKAEAIRLVVEMNYSVPKACEQTGVGPTALRRWVARWRKEHEGALLPTRPQDQELIDSLQARLALLEAENSVLKKQLPSHLKVLFSRIK, encoded by the coding sequence ATGGGATTTCGGGTTGTTAGCGCTGAAGAAAAGGCCGAAGCCATTCGCTTGGTCGTGGAAATGAATTACTCGGTGCCTAAGGCATGTGAGCAAACTGGGGTTGGGCCTACAGCCCTGCGACGCTGGGTCGCCAGATGGCGCAAGGAGCATGAAGGAGCCTTGCTGCCCACACGCCCTCAGGACCAGGAACTGATTGATTCACTGCAGGCCAGACTCGCCTTGCTGGAAGCCGAGAATAGCGTCCTAAAAAAGCAATTGCCCTCTCATCTGAAGGTGCTGTTCAGCCGAATCAAATGA
- a CDS encoding TPM domain-containing protein, which yields MRLYKIGLVLLLWVFAVTAQAELRFPALSGRVVDDAQMIEPSVRAQLTRQLQAHEQATGEQLVVVTLTDLQGASIEDYGYQLGRHWGIGQKDKNNGALLIVARDERKLRIEVGYGLEERLTDAQASVIINQVITPAFKTGQFSKGISDGVAAMLLVLGGTPLDEPATAYDSGGQSSPQDDFVQRHPWLFLFMVLLFILVVMVAQALGFITTTSGRGGGGGFGGGGFGGGSGGGGFSGGGGSFGGGGSSGGW from the coding sequence ATGCGACTCTATAAAATCGGCCTGGTGCTGTTGCTCTGGGTCTTCGCGGTCACGGCCCAGGCCGAGCTCAGGTTCCCGGCCCTGAGCGGGCGGGTGGTGGACGACGCGCAGATGATCGAACCGAGCGTCCGCGCCCAGCTGACTCGGCAACTGCAAGCCCACGAACAGGCCACCGGCGAACAACTGGTGGTGGTGACCCTGACCGACCTGCAAGGCGCCAGCATCGAGGACTACGGCTACCAGCTGGGGCGCCACTGGGGCATCGGCCAGAAGGACAAGAACAACGGTGCGCTGCTGATCGTCGCTCGGGACGAGCGCAAGCTGCGCATCGAAGTGGGCTACGGCCTGGAGGAGCGCCTGACCGACGCCCAGGCCTCGGTGATCATCAACCAGGTGATCACTCCGGCGTTCAAGACCGGGCAGTTCAGCAAGGGCATCAGCGACGGGGTTGCGGCCATGCTCCTGGTGCTCGGCGGTACGCCGCTGGACGAGCCGGCCACGGCCTACGACAGCGGCGGCCAGAGCAGTCCCCAGGACGATTTTGTCCAGCGTCACCCGTGGCTGTTCCTCTTCATGGTGCTGCTGTTCATCCTGGTGGTGATGGTGGCGCAGGCGCTCGGATTCATCACCACCACCAGCGGTCGCGGCGGCGGTGGAGGGTTCGGCGGTGGCGGTTTTGGTGGCGGGTCCGGCGGTGGCGGCTTCAGCGGTGGTGGCGGCAGCTTTGGCGGCGGCGGTTCCTCCGGCGGCTGGTAA
- a CDS encoding TPM domain-containing protein: protein MALLSEYEQRQVAEAIARVEQQTDAELVTVLAARADDYAYIPLLWASLLALVVPGLVHYATGWLNMHLLLLAQWTTFIVLCLVFRLPRITTRLIPRSVRHWRASNLARRQFLEQNLHHTVGGTGVLIFVSEAERYVEILVDEGISKRLDNKQWSGIVRNFTRQVRQGQTLQGFLDCIEASGELLKAHVPLTQVRNELPNRLVVLN from the coding sequence ATGGCATTACTCAGTGAATACGAACAACGGCAAGTGGCCGAAGCCATTGCCCGGGTGGAGCAGCAGACCGACGCCGAACTGGTGACAGTGCTGGCCGCCCGGGCCGACGACTACGCCTACATCCCGCTGCTCTGGGCCAGCCTGCTGGCGCTGGTGGTGCCGGGGCTGGTGCACTACGCCACCGGCTGGCTGAACATGCACCTGTTGCTGCTGGCGCAATGGACAACCTTTATCGTGCTGTGCCTGGTGTTTCGCCTGCCGCGGATCACTACCCGACTGATCCCGCGCTCGGTACGCCACTGGCGGGCCTCCAACCTGGCCCGGCGCCAGTTCCTCGAACAGAACCTGCACCACACCGTGGGCGGCACCGGGGTGCTGATCTTTGTCAGCGAGGCCGAGCGCTACGTGGAAATCCTCGTGGACGAGGGCATTTCCAAGCGCCTGGATAACAAACAGTGGAGCGGCATCGTGCGCAACTTTACCCGGCAAGTCCGGCAGGGCCAGACCCTGCAGGGCTTCCTCGACTGCATTGAAGCCAGCGGCGAACTGCTCAAGGCCCATGTGCCCCTGACCCAGGTGCGCAACGAATTGCCCAACCGCCTGGTGGTGCTCAACTGA
- a CDS encoding class I SAM-dependent methyltransferase, which produces MSVTASSARPTPDHHAQFLQLLDTSLAQNAFIKLVLAKHVGPEAELQRLIIKQLTVKEQPCLSFVYRYKTRDITKNFSLAEGMASIAGLLPASFKNAHLLTLTDEVQLEYSKKGKSSLFKGKPQTQRDVPSAEHNREKNRFLDLSRPFLADLGVTNKQHELIPAMSRKWKQINKFIEVFSHALSSSPIKLDQPVRVADFGSGKGYLTFAIHDYLRNTLKAEGEVTGVELREDMVSLCNAAAQRLEHPGLVFKCGDVRSVAPSQLDVMIALHACDIATDYAIHTGIRSGAAIIMCSPCCHKQIRQQIQSPALLKPMLQYGLHLGQQAEMVTDSLRALFLEACGYETKVFEFISLEHTNKNKMILAVKRDEPVDPTLLLARLEELKAFYQISEHCLETLLKADQQL; this is translated from the coding sequence ATGTCCGTTACCGCATCTTCCGCCCGCCCCACGCCGGATCATCACGCCCAGTTCCTGCAATTGCTCGACACCAGCCTCGCGCAGAACGCCTTTATCAAGCTGGTACTGGCCAAGCACGTGGGCCCGGAGGCCGAGCTGCAGCGCCTGATCATCAAGCAGCTGACGGTCAAGGAGCAGCCGTGCCTGTCCTTCGTCTATCGCTACAAGACCCGCGACATCACCAAGAACTTCTCTCTGGCCGAGGGCATGGCGAGCATTGCCGGCTTGCTGCCGGCCTCGTTCAAGAACGCCCACTTGCTGACCCTGACCGATGAAGTGCAGCTCGAGTACAGCAAGAAGGGCAAGAGCTCGCTGTTCAAGGGCAAGCCGCAAACCCAGCGCGATGTGCCATCGGCCGAGCACAACCGGGAGAAGAACCGCTTCCTCGATCTCAGCCGGCCGTTCCTTGCCGACCTGGGGGTGACCAACAAGCAGCACGAGCTGATTCCGGCGATGTCGCGCAAATGGAAGCAGATCAACAAGTTCATCGAAGTCTTCAGCCACGCCCTGAGCAGTTCGCCGATCAAGCTCGACCAGCCGGTACGGGTGGCGGACTTCGGCTCCGGCAAGGGCTACCTGACCTTCGCCATCCACGACTACCTGCGCAACACCCTCAAGGCCGAGGGCGAAGTCACCGGCGTCGAATTGCGCGAGGACATGGTGAGCCTGTGCAATGCCGCCGCGCAGCGCCTGGAACACCCGGGCCTGGTGTTCAAGTGCGGTGACGTGCGCAGCGTGGCCCCCAGCCAGCTGGACGTGATGATCGCGCTGCATGCCTGCGACATCGCCACCGACTACGCGATCCACACCGGCATCCGCTCCGGTGCGGCGATCATCATGTGCTCGCCGTGCTGCCACAAGCAGATCCGCCAGCAGATCCAGAGTCCGGCGCTGCTCAAGCCGATGCTGCAATACGGCCTGCACCTGGGGCAGCAGGCGGAGATGGTCACCGACAGCCTGCGGGCGCTGTTCCTCGAAGCCTGCGGTTATGAAACCAAGGTCTTCGAATTCATCTCCCTGGAGCACACCAACAAGAACAAGATGATCCTGGCGGTCAAGCGCGACGAGCCGGTTGATCCGACTCTATTGCTGGCCAGGCTCGAAGAGCTCAAGGCCTTCTACCAGATCAGCGAGCACTGCCTGGAAACCCTGCTCAAGGCAGACCAGCAGCTGTAA
- a CDS encoding TPM domain-containing protein produces MAHVQRVLRGALLWLGLVSGAVLAQPSGSTPMDGVPLRATQPSVQVEPAPATATAAPIESLFPPLTGRVVDSAQLLTPSAQVYLTQMLERLEQSTTDQVVVVTVPSLGGYSIEEFGLQLGRHWGIGQKDKNNGVLLLVAKDDRQVRIEVGYGLEGRIDDIWAHLIINDSIIPYFKDELYSSGIITGTTSIVRLLEPNSTRMLEHRWVEQSWYQQIEWMWWFKLVFFSVFVGVPLVGLLLFTRDDGAAASTGRPGTRDDSPRAERDSSSSSSSFDWFDSSSSSSSSSSDSDSFRGGGGSFGGGGASGSW; encoded by the coding sequence ATGGCCCACGTGCAGCGCGTGCTACGAGGCGCGCTGCTGTGGCTGGGGCTGGTGAGTGGCGCCGTACTGGCGCAACCCTCAGGTTCAACACCCATGGATGGGGTGCCGTTGCGTGCGACGCAGCCCTCTGTCCAGGTCGAGCCTGCACCGGCCACGGCAACAGCGGCGCCGATTGAAAGCCTGTTCCCTCCGTTGACCGGGCGTGTGGTGGACAGCGCCCAGTTGCTGACGCCTTCGGCGCAGGTCTACCTGACGCAGATGCTCGAACGGCTTGAGCAAAGCACCACCGATCAGGTGGTGGTGGTCACGGTGCCGAGCCTGGGCGGCTACAGCATCGAGGAGTTCGGCCTGCAACTGGGCCGGCACTGGGGCATCGGCCAGAAGGACAAGAACAACGGCGTCCTGCTGCTGGTGGCCAAGGACGACCGCCAGGTGCGGATCGAGGTGGGCTACGGGTTGGAAGGACGGATCGACGATATCTGGGCGCACCTGATCATCAACGACTCGATCATTCCGTATTTCAAGGATGAGCTGTACTCCTCCGGGATCATTACCGGCACCACCTCCATCGTGCGTCTGCTGGAGCCCAACAGCACGCGGATGCTGGAGCACCGCTGGGTGGAGCAGAGCTGGTACCAGCAGATCGAATGGATGTGGTGGTTCAAACTGGTGTTTTTCTCGGTATTTGTCGGCGTGCCGCTGGTCGGGCTCTTGCTCTTCACACGCGACGATGGTGCAGCGGCAAGCACTGGTCGGCCCGGCACCCGCGATGACTCGCCCAGGGCCGAGCGCGACAGCAGTTCGAGCAGCAGTTCATTCGACTGGTTCGACTCCAGCAGCTCCAGCTCCAGTTCCAGTTCGGATTCGGACAGCTTCAGAGGCGGTGGTGGCAGTTTTGGCGGTGGTGGGGCGTCAGGCAGTTGGTAG
- a CDS encoding FecR family protein, which yields MTRFTGPQDDLDNEQIDAQAASWFARNRNDPDRATRKAFDSWISEPAHARAYAEFEQLWVDLAQLQQLNRPVPLPRRKTPLWRPALAVAAALLCAVLALNLGTPQAPYRQQIAAQEQGARTFKLPDGSTLYVNANTRVKVDFSGRQRDIYLQQGQLYLEVAADRERPLWVHSGAAKVRVVGTAFDVRRGQRQLVVSVAHGQVAFSPDGRPGDLTLLGARQQATYDLQKGTLRQQSLDRDEVADWRSGRLAFRNRDLASLVDELNLYRQQPVQLAEGAIGAYKVSGNLDVHDPDALVKALPALIPVKTRVQANGQLKIEAR from the coding sequence ATGACCCGCTTTACCGGCCCCCAGGACGACCTCGACAACGAGCAGATCGATGCCCAGGCCGCCAGTTGGTTCGCCCGTAACCGCAATGATCCGGACCGGGCCACGCGCAAGGCGTTCGACAGCTGGATCAGTGAGCCGGCCCATGCCCGGGCCTATGCCGAGTTCGAGCAGTTGTGGGTCGACCTGGCACAGTTGCAGCAACTGAACCGCCCAGTGCCGCTCCCCCGGCGCAAGACGCCGCTGTGGCGGCCGGCCCTGGCAGTGGCGGCCGCGCTGCTGTGCGCGGTGCTGGCGCTCAACCTGGGGACACCCCAGGCGCCTTACCGGCAGCAGATCGCAGCCCAGGAACAGGGCGCGCGAACCTTCAAGCTGCCAGACGGCAGCACCCTCTACGTCAATGCCAATACTCGGGTGAAGGTGGATTTCAGCGGCCGGCAACGGGATATCTACCTGCAGCAGGGCCAGCTGTACCTGGAGGTTGCCGCCGATCGGGAGCGGCCGCTGTGGGTGCACAGCGGCGCGGCCAAGGTCAGGGTGGTGGGCACCGCGTTCGATGTGCGCCGCGGTCAGCGCCAACTGGTGGTCAGCGTGGCCCACGGCCAGGTGGCCTTCAGTCCGGATGGCCGGCCCGGCGATCTGACTCTGCTCGGCGCCCGCCAGCAAGCCACCTACGACCTGCAAAAAGGCACCTTGCGCCAACAGTCCCTGGACCGCGACGAGGTGGCCGACTGGCGCAGCGGGCGCCTGGCCTTTCGCAACCGCGACCTGGCCAGCCTGGTGGACGAGCTGAACCTCTATCGACAACAGCCGGTGCAACTGGCCGAGGGCGCCATCGGCGCCTACAAGGTGTCCGGCAACCTCGACGTCCACGACCCGGATGCCCTGGTCAAGGCCCTGCCCGCGCTGATTCCGGTGAAAACCCGGGTTCAGGCCAACGGTCAGCTGAAGATCGAAGCCCGCTGA
- a CDS encoding IS3 family transposase: MIEGLKGQLSIRHCCRLLGVPRSSYYAKPVARSEPGVERQLEKTIRQLHREHRGALGARGFARELKKQGVAVGRHRMGRLMKNLGLVRRRARYAHYRRTGKPSNTAANLLDRRFNPASPNTFWAGDITYIRVGGSWLYLAIVMDLFSRRIIGWAFSRTADAELSLKALRLAVGIRRPGSALVFHSDQGCQYTADRFVEYLAEKQIVQSMSRRANCWDNAVVERYFRTLKHDWSPENGYQNHFEAQKDVMDFIAHYNHRRCHSASNDLPPAAFERLAA; encoded by the coding sequence ATGATCGAGGGGTTGAAAGGACAGCTCTCCATTCGGCATTGCTGTCGACTTCTGGGCGTGCCTCGCAGCAGCTATTACGCCAAGCCCGTGGCTCGGTCTGAACCTGGGGTCGAGCGGCAACTGGAAAAGACCATTCGGCAGCTGCACCGGGAGCATCGAGGTGCCCTGGGCGCCCGGGGATTTGCCAGGGAGCTCAAAAAACAGGGCGTAGCGGTTGGGCGCCATCGTATGGGCCGTCTGATGAAAAACCTTGGGCTGGTCAGGCGACGAGCCCGTTACGCTCACTATCGTCGGACCGGAAAGCCCAGCAATACCGCAGCCAATCTCCTCGATCGTCGCTTTAATCCTGCATCACCCAATACGTTTTGGGCCGGAGACATCACTTACATTCGCGTCGGTGGAAGCTGGCTGTACCTGGCAATCGTGATGGATTTGTTTTCACGTCGGATCATCGGCTGGGCCTTTTCCAGGACCGCCGATGCCGAGCTGTCGCTCAAGGCGTTACGGCTGGCTGTTGGCATACGTCGGCCTGGTTCAGCGCTGGTATTCCACTCGGACCAGGGCTGCCAATACACCGCGGATCGCTTTGTCGAATACCTGGCTGAAAAGCAGATCGTGCAGAGCATGAGCCGACGCGCAAACTGCTGGGACAACGCGGTGGTGGAACGTTATTTCCGGACACTGAAACACGATTGGTCGCCTGAAAATGGCTACCAGAATCATTTTGAGGCGCAGAAGGATGTGATGGATTTCATTGCCCATTACAACCATCGGCGTTGCCACAGCGCCTCGAACGATCTGCCGCCCGCTGCTTTTGAAAGGCTGGCGGCCTAA
- a CDS encoding LemA family protein: MNITQSLRSSWPVAALLLLTSLLSGCGINNIPTLDEQVKADWGQVQNQYQRRADLIPNLVETVKGYAKHEEETLTAVVEARAKATSIQVDAKTLDNPEKLKQFQQAQDQLSGALSRLMVVSERYPDLKANQNFLALQSQLEGTENRIAVARRDFILAVQKYNTEIRTFPGRLWHSLMYSDLPVRESFEATSPDADKAPQVKF, translated from the coding sequence ATGAATATCACTCAAAGCCTGCGTTCGAGCTGGCCTGTCGCGGCCCTGTTGCTGCTCACCAGTCTGCTCAGCGGCTGCGGCATCAACAACATTCCGACCCTGGACGAGCAGGTCAAGGCCGACTGGGGCCAGGTGCAGAACCAGTACCAGCGCCGCGCCGACCTGATCCCCAACCTGGTGGAAACCGTCAAGGGCTACGCCAAGCACGAGGAAGAAACCCTGACCGCGGTGGTCGAGGCGCGGGCCAAGGCCACCTCGATCCAGGTGGACGCCAAGACCCTGGACAACCCGGAAAAGCTCAAGCAGTTCCAGCAGGCCCAGGACCAGTTGAGCGGCGCCCTGAGCCGCCTGATGGTGGTGTCCGAGCGCTACCCGGACCTCAAGGCCAACCAGAACTTCCTGGCCCTGCAATCCCAGCTTGAAGGCACCGAGAACCGTATCGCCGTGGCCCGTCGCGACTTCATCCTGGCGGTGCAGAAGTACAACACCGAGATCCGCACCTTCCCCGGTCGCCTGTGGCACAGCCTGATGTACAGCGACCTGCCGGTGCGTGAATCCTTCGAGGCCACCAGCCCCGACGCCGACAAAGCGCCGCAAGTGAAATTCTGA
- a CDS encoding DJ-1/PfpI family protein, with protein MAAKKILMLVGDYVEDYEVMVPFQALLMVGHQVHAVCPDKSAGQTVRTAIHDFEGDQTYSEKPGHLFALNFDFAQVSSADYDALLIPGGRAPEYLRLNAKVLQLVKEFDQAGKPIAAVCHGAQLLAAAGILEGRECSAYPACAPEVRLAGGTYIDIPVTEGHVQGNLATAPAWPAHPSWLAGFLGLLGTKITL; from the coding sequence ATGGCCGCGAAAAAGATCCTCATGCTGGTTGGCGATTACGTCGAAGACTACGAAGTGATGGTGCCGTTCCAGGCCCTGCTGATGGTCGGTCACCAGGTGCACGCGGTGTGCCCCGACAAGAGTGCCGGGCAGACCGTGCGCACGGCGATCCACGACTTCGAGGGCGACCAGACCTACAGCGAGAAACCGGGGCACCTGTTTGCCCTCAACTTCGACTTCGCCCAGGTCAGCTCCGCTGATTACGACGCGTTGCTGATCCCCGGCGGACGTGCTCCGGAATACCTGCGGCTGAACGCCAAGGTGCTGCAACTGGTCAAGGAATTCGACCAGGCCGGCAAGCCGATCGCCGCGGTGTGCCATGGCGCGCAACTGCTGGCGGCGGCCGGCATCCTCGAAGGCCGCGAGTGCAGCGCCTACCCGGCCTGTGCCCCGGAAGTGCGGCTCGCCGGCGGCACCTACATCGATATCCCGGTGACCGAAGGCCACGTCCAGGGCAACCTGGCCACTGCACCGGCCTGGCCGGCGCACCCTAGCTGGCTGGCTGGTTTCCTGGGCCTGCTGGGCACCAAGATCACCCTGTAA
- a CDS encoding TonB-dependent receptor — translation MFRAFLPVPLVRTRPTLLAACLAFSLQVQAGPLHFQLPAQPLAASLSQVAQQAKIQLLFDEQLLRNAKAPALQGDFSPEEAIRSLLQGGPFNLLKVDNTYVVRPAETSVGSGSALQLGAMSVIGTGTEVDAASVGRSTLNQAEIDRHQSNNVASLIDTLPGVSLGGSLKPGGQTINIWGLGDAEDVPITVDGATKSGFERYQQGVIFIEPELIRRVEVEKGPHSPKTGNGGFGGTVHTETKDAPDLLQDGRNTGAMVKYGYSSNDHQQAYTSAVYGRSDDHRFDALAYWTKRDGDDMKLASSVPDPRNEYLINPKRQPNTAQDLEGELFKFNMQLTDEQRLGLSYMRSDSDIWAPFSAKSYPAPPSKANIAKYGYEGATKRYLAQRNTIDTTWLTKYEYQPLDNPWIDLKVQYSNSTTDQTDERGPTAFYQPVTGGRKITVGYEDRILEVTNISRFSSGPLDHALTLGTQIRKHTREVDMWMPGKTYEVPKYNYGHYQPGFMPHGKVDNNAFYIQDAVTLGDFTLTPSLRYDHVRNRGQENDAPLYNSTSPKDGHDYGDKTYTGWSPRLSAFWNLNPNLALFADYSKTWRAPVIDEQYEVQAPGSTRSATSRNLDPERITALRAGTLHNFSKVLADNDNLQIRTTVFQNKISDEILKATGIGCAEQLSTGKSIAQVCKESPMSVYRNIGDLTIKGFEVESYYDSNYLFGALSYSWITGKHQGAYTNPWGPDVWARDIPPRKWVATLGLKIPQWDAQVGWQGQWVRQTDRLPSDKYPSGPASSLGDSYWDQYGNDRYNVQGLFANWKPQQAYLKGTEVNFTLDNMFNRDYRPALSGDNAYSVGRNAKISVTRFF, via the coding sequence ATGTTTCGCGCGTTCTTGCCTGTTCCGTTAGTCCGTACCCGCCCAACCCTGCTCGCCGCCTGCCTGGCCTTCAGCCTGCAGGTCCAGGCCGGGCCGCTGCATTTCCAGTTGCCGGCGCAGCCCCTGGCCGCGTCCCTGAGCCAGGTCGCCCAGCAGGCGAAGATCCAGCTGCTGTTCGATGAGCAATTGCTGCGCAACGCCAAGGCACCGGCCCTGCAAGGGGATTTCAGCCCCGAAGAGGCAATCCGCAGCCTGCTCCAGGGTGGCCCGTTCAATCTGCTGAAGGTCGACAACACCTACGTCGTGCGCCCCGCCGAAACCAGCGTCGGCAGCGGCTCGGCCTTGCAACTGGGGGCCATGAGCGTGATCGGCACCGGCACCGAGGTCGACGCCGCCAGTGTCGGCCGTTCGACCCTGAACCAGGCGGAAATCGACCGCCACCAGTCCAATAACGTCGCCAGCCTGATCGACACCCTGCCCGGCGTCAGCCTCGGCGGCTCGCTGAAACCCGGTGGCCAGACCATCAACATCTGGGGCCTGGGGGACGCCGAGGACGTGCCGATCACCGTCGACGGCGCCACCAAGAGCGGCTTCGAGCGCTACCAGCAGGGGGTGATTTTCATCGAGCCGGAGCTGATCCGGCGGGTGGAAGTGGAAAAGGGCCCGCACTCGCCCAAGACCGGCAACGGCGGTTTCGGCGGCACCGTGCATACCGAAACCAAGGATGCCCCGGACCTGTTGCAGGACGGGCGCAACACCGGTGCCATGGTCAAGTACGGCTACAGCAGCAACGACCATCAACAGGCCTACACCTCGGCGGTGTATGGCCGATCCGACGATCATCGTTTCGACGCCCTGGCCTACTGGACCAAGCGCGACGGCGACGACATGAAGCTGGCCAGCTCCGTTCCCGACCCGCGCAATGAGTACCTGATCAACCCCAAGCGCCAGCCCAACACCGCCCAGGACCTGGAAGGCGAGCTGTTCAAGTTCAACATGCAACTGACCGACGAGCAGCGCCTGGGCCTGAGCTACATGCGCTCCGACAGCGACATCTGGGCGCCCTTCTCGGCCAAGAGCTACCCGGCGCCCCCCAGCAAGGCCAACATCGCCAAGTACGGCTATGAAGGTGCCACCAAGCGCTACCTGGCCCAGCGCAACACCATCGACACCACCTGGCTGACCAAGTACGAGTACCAGCCGCTGGACAACCCCTGGATCGACCTCAAGGTCCAGTACTCCAACTCCACGACCGATCAGACCGACGAGCGCGGCCCGACCGCCTTCTATCAACCGGTCACCGGCGGTCGCAAGATCACCGTGGGCTACGAGGACAGGATCCTCGAAGTGACCAACATCAGCCGCTTCAGCAGCGGTCCCCTGGACCATGCCTTGACCCTCGGCACGCAGATCCGCAAGCACACCCGCGAGGTCGACATGTGGATGCCGGGCAAGACCTATGAAGTGCCCAAGTACAACTATGGCCACTACCAGCCGGGCTTCATGCCCCATGGCAAGGTCGACAACAACGCCTTCTACATCCAGGACGCGGTGACCCTGGGGGACTTCACCCTGACCCCGTCGCTGCGCTATGACCATGTGCGCAACCGTGGCCAGGAAAACGACGCCCCGCTGTACAACAGCACCAGCCCCAAGGACGGCCATGACTACGGCGACAAGACCTACACCGGCTGGTCGCCACGGCTGTCGGCGTTCTGGAACCTCAATCCGAACCTGGCGCTGTTCGCCGACTACAGCAAGACCTGGCGCGCGCCGGTGATCGACGAACAGTACGAAGTGCAGGCCCCCGGCAGCACCCGCTCGGCCACCAGCCGCAACCTGGATCCGGAGCGCATCACCGCGTTGCGCGCGGGAACCCTCCACAACTTCTCCAAGGTGCTGGCCGACAACGACAACCTGCAGATCCGCACCACGGTGTTCCAGAACAAGATCAGCGACGAGATCCTCAAGGCCACCGGGATCGGCTGCGCGGAGCAATTGAGCACCGGCAAGAGCATTGCCCAGGTGTGCAAGGAGTCGCCGATGTCGGTGTATCGCAACATCGGCGACCTGACCATCAAGGGCTTCGAAGTCGAAAGCTACTACGACTCCAACTACCTGTTTGGCGCCCTGTCCTACTCGTGGATCACCGGCAAGCACCAGGGTGCCTACACCAACCCCTGGGGGCCGGACGTCTGGGCCCGGGACATTCCGCCGCGCAAATGGGTGGCGACCCTGGGGCTGAAGATTCCCCAGTGGGATGCCCAGGTCGGCTGGCAGGGCCAGTGGGTGCGCCAGACCGACCGCCTGCCCAGCGACAAATACCCCAGTGGCCCGGCCAGCAGCCTGGGTGACTCCTACTGGGACCAGTACGGCAATGATCGCTACAACGTGCAGGGCCTGTTCGCCAACTGGAAGCCCCAGCAGGCCTACCTCAAGGGCACCGAAGTCAACTTCACCCTGGATAACATGTTCAACCGCGACTACCGCCCGGCCCTCAGCGGCGACAACGCCTACAGTGTCGGACGCAACGCCAAGATCAGCGTGACCCGCTTCTTCTGA
- a CDS encoding RNA polymerase sigma factor: MSRSKPDSALADSVRGFYADILHFLRKRTDNASDAADMTQDVFTQWLDYRDRDQVEQPRAFLFQMARNLLRDHWRRQQVRSRVHHPVYPEPGLDTEPLADERHEPLPAAQRLQRLEQLKEVLAQLSPRRREALMLHRFEGLSQTQIAERMGISVSMVEKHIAFALLHCKQHLQRENGKEQPE, from the coding sequence ATGTCTCGCTCCAAGCCCGACTCTGCGCTGGCGGACTCTGTCCGCGGGTTCTATGCGGACATCCTGCATTTCCTGCGCAAACGCACGGATAACGCCAGCGACGCGGCGGACATGACCCAGGACGTGTTCACCCAATGGCTCGACTACCGGGACCGGGACCAGGTCGAACAGCCCCGGGCCTTCCTGTTCCAGATGGCACGCAACCTGCTCCGCGATCACTGGCGACGTCAGCAGGTGCGCTCCAGGGTGCATCACCCGGTCTATCCCGAGCCAGGCCTGGACACTGAGCCCCTGGCCGACGAACGGCACGAACCACTGCCCGCCGCCCAGCGCCTGCAACGCCTGGAACAATTGAAAGAAGTCCTCGCCCAGCTCTCGCCGCGGCGCCGCGAAGCCCTTATGCTGCACCGCTTCGAGGGGCTGAGCCAGACGCAGATCGCCGAGCGCATGGGGATTTCCGTGAGCATGGTGGAAAAACACATCGCCTTTGCCCTGCTGCATTGCAAGCAACACCTACAACGAGAAAATGGCAAGGAGCAGCCTGAATGA
- a CDS encoding ribbon-helix-helix domain-containing protein, whose amino-acid sequence MCELYVKADPILYESRSRSLRICGVVTTLRLENQFWDILSEIAEADGMTTNQLIAKLYEEVMDYRGEVVNFASFLRVSCTRYLSQRRAVTADLSLVRRNAV is encoded by the coding sequence ATGTGCGAGCTGTACGTCAAGGCCGACCCGATTCTCTACGAGTCCCGCTCTCGTTCGCTGCGCATCTGTGGCGTGGTCACCACCTTGCGCCTGGAAAACCAGTTCTGGGACATCCTCAGCGAGATCGCCGAAGCCGACGGCATGACCACCAACCAGCTGATCGCCAAGCTGTATGAAGAGGTCATGGACTACCGCGGCGAAGTGGTGAACTTCGCTTCCTTCCTGCGGGTCAGTTGCACCCGCTACCTGAGCCAGCGACGGGCCGTCACCGCCGATCTCAGCCTGGTGCGACGCAACGCCGTGTAG